In one Dama dama isolate Ldn47 chromosome 5, ASM3311817v1, whole genome shotgun sequence genomic region, the following are encoded:
- the LOC133057136 gene encoding polyunsaturated fatty acid lipoxygenase ALOX15, with product MCVREFVCVCVFRWRGLPATPAICLLGHTSTPPSCMFSAQILICLRLPSSSHQDTGLLALHYPRQGPAFSRSGLSSGRRGAGGPRAWPDAVGWRSATHTLNFARLWRGGVSRPVIWRPLFFPLNRGETSLGKMGLYRVRVSTGSSFCAGSNNQVHLWLVGEHGEAALGWRLRPARGKEVEFQVDVSEYLGRLLFVKLRKRHFLSDDAWFCNWISVQGPGASGNEFRFPCYRWVEGDGVLSLPEGTGRTVGDDPQGLFKKHREEELVERRKLYRWGNWKDGLILNIAGATINDLPVDERFLEDKRIDFEASLTKGLADLAIKDSLNILTCWKSLDDFNRIFWCGQSKLAERVRDSWKEDALFGYQFLNGTNPMLLRRSVRLPARLEFPPGMGELQAELEKELQQGTLFEADFSLLDGIKANVILCTQQYVAAPLVMLKLQPDGKLLPMVIQLQLPHKGSPPPPLFLPTDPPMTWLLAKCWVRSSDFQLHELHSHLLRGHLMAEVIAVATRRCLPSIHPMYKLLIPHLRYTMEINIRARTGLVSDSGVFDQVVSTGGGGHVELLQRAGAFLTYSSFCPPDDLADRGLLGVKSSFYAQDALRLWEILSRYVEGIVSLHYKTDESVRDDTELQAWCREITEIGLLGAQDRGFPVTLQSKDQLCHFVTMCIFTCTGQHSSTHLGQLDWYSWVPNAPCTMRLPPPTTKDVTLEKVMATLPNFHQASLQMSITWQLGRRQPIMVALGQHEEEYFSGPEPKAVLKKFREELAALEKDIEIRNAQLDWPYEYLRPSLVENSVAI from the exons ATGTGCGTGCgcgagtttgtgtgtgtgtgtgtgtttagatggAGGGGGCTTCCAGCCACACCCGCCATCTGTCTGCTGGGCCATACGTCGACCCCTCCTTCTTGCATGTTTTCTGCCCAAATCCTCATCTGCTTGCGCCTACCATCTTCCTCCCACCAAGATACTGGTTTGCTCGCCCTACACTACCCCCGCCAGGGCCCCGCCTTCTCGCGATCAGGGCTTAGCTCTGGGAGACGCGGAGCTGGGGGGCCCAGAGCATGGCCAGACGCGGTTGGTTGGAGATCTGCCACCCACACCCTGAACTTCGCAAGGCTTTGGAGGGGCGGGGTCTCGCGCCCGGTTATTTGGCGTCCTCTCTTCTTCCCCCTCAATAGGGGCGAAACGTCTTTGGGCAAGATGGGTCTCTACCGCGTCCGCGTGTCCACCGGGTCCTCGTTCTGCGCGGGCTCCAATAACCAGGTGCACCTGTGGCTGGTCGGCGAGCACGGGGAGGCGGCGCTCGGGTGGCGCCTGCGGCCGGCGAGGGGCAAG GAGGTGGAATTCCAGGTGGACGTGTCCGAGTACCTGGGGCGGCTGCTGTTTGTGAAACTGCGCAAACGGCACTTCCTCTCGGATGACGCGTGGTTCTGCAACTGGATCTCCGTGCAGGGACCCGGGGCCAGCGGGAACGAGTTCAGGTTCCCGTGCTATCGCTGGGTGGAGGGCGACGGCGTCCTGAGCCTGCCCGAGGGCACCG GTCGAACGGTGGGCGATGACCCTCAAGGTCTGTTCAAGAAACACAGGGAAGAGGAGCTGGTAGAGAGAAGGAAGCTGTACCG GTGGGGTAACTGGAAGGACGGGTTAATTCTGAATATAGCTGGGGCCACAATAAACGACCTTCCTGTAGATGAGAGATTTCTGGAGGACAAAAGAATTGACTTTGAGGCCTCACTGACCAAGGG GCTGGCAGACCTAGCTATCAAAGACTCTTTAAATATTCTGACTTGCTGGAAAAGTCTGGATGACTTCAACAGGATTTTCTGGTGTGGGCAGAGCAAGCTGGCTG AGCGGGTGCGGGACTCCTGGAAGGAGGATGCCTTATTTGGGTACCAGTTTCTCAATGGCACCAACCCCATGTTGCTGAGACGCTCCGTTCGCCTTCCTGCCCGCCTGGAGTTtcctccagggatgggggagctgcAGGCCGAGCTGGAGAAGGAGCTCCAG CAAGGCACACTATTTGAAGCTGACTTCTCCTTGCTGGATGGAATCAAGGCCAACGTCATCCTGTGCACCCAGCAGTACGTGGCTGCCCCTCTGGTTATGCTGAAACTGCAGCCCGATGGGAAACTCTTACCCATGGTCATCCAG CTCCAACTGCCACACAAGgggtccccacccccaccgcttTTCCTGCCCACGGATCCCCCGATGACCTGGCTCCTGGCCAAGTGCTGGGTCCGGAGCTCTGACTTCCAGCTTCACGAGCTGCACTCTCATCTCCTGAGGGGACACTTGATGGCTGAGGTCATCGCTGTGGCCACCAGGAGGTGCCTTCCGTCTATACATCCTATGTACAAG CTTCTCATTCCACACCTGCGATACACCATGGAAATTAACATCCGGGCCAGGACTGGGCTGGTCTCTGACTCCGGAGTCTTCGACCAG GTGGTGAGCACAGGTGGGGGCGGCCATGTGGAGCTGCTCCAGCGAGCAGGAGCCTTTCTAACCTATAGCTCCTTCTGTCCCCCTGATGACCTGGCTGACCGGGGGCTCCTGGGAGTCAAGTCTTCTTTCTATGCCCAAGATGCCCTGAGGCTCTGGGAAATTCTCTCTCg CTACGTGGAGGGGATTGTGAGTCTCCACTATAAGACGGACGAGTCTGTGAGAGATGACACTGAGCTGCAGGCCTGGTGTCGAGAGATCACTGAGATCGGGTTGCTGGGGGCCCAGGACCGAG GGTTTCCTGTCACCCTACAGTCCAAGGACCAGCTTTGCCACTTTGTGACCATGTGTATCTTCACCTGCACTGGCCAGCACTCCTCCACTCACCTGGGTCAG CTGGACTGGTACTCTTGGGTCCCTAACGCACCCTGCACAATGCGGCTGCCCCCACCGACCACCAAGGATGTGACACTGGAGAAAGTGATGGCGACACTGCCGAACTTCCATCAGGCTTCTCTCCAGATGTCCATCACTTGGCAACTGGGCAGACGCCAGCCCATCATG GTGGCTCTGGGTCAGCATGAGGAAGAGTACTTCTCAGGCCCTGAGCCCAAGGCTGTGCTAAAGAAGTTCAGGGAGGAGCTGGCTGCCCTGGAAAAAGACATCGAGATCCGGAATGCCCAGCTGGACTGGCCCTATGAATACCTGCGGCCCAGCCTGGTGGAAAACAGCGTGGCCATATGA
- the LOC133055957 gene encoding rRNA N6-adenosine-methyltransferase METTL5-like, whose amino-acid sequence MLYTIHNTYDDIENKVVADLGCGCGVLSIGTAMLGAGLCVGFDIDEDALEIFNRNVEEFELTNVDMVQCDVRSLSNRVPKSFDTEIMDPPFGTKNNKGTDMAFLKTALEMARTAVYSLHKSSTREHIQKKAAEWKVRIDIIAGGFCFIELR is encoded by the coding sequence ATGCTCTATACAATCCATAATACATATGATGACATTGAAAATAAAGTGGTTGCAGATCTAGGATGTGGCTGTGGAGTGCTTAGCATTGGAACTGCAATGCTAGGAGCAGGGTTGTGTGTTGGATTTGACATAGATGAAGATGCATTGGAAATATTTAATAGGAATGTAGAAGAGTTTGAGTTAACAAATGTAGATATGGTTCAATGTGATGTACGCTCATTATCTAACAGAGTGCCCAAATCATTTGATACAGAAATTATGGATCCTCCTTTTGGgaccaaaaataataaagggaCAGATATGGCATTTCTGAAGACTGCTTTGGAAATGGCGAGAACAGCAGTATATTCTCTACACAAATCCTCAACTAGAGAACATATTCAAAAGAAAGCTGCAGAGTGGAAGGTCAGGATAGATATTATTGCAGGTGGCTTTTGTTTTATAGAGCTGCGATAG